One genomic window of Mucilaginibacter sp. SJ includes the following:
- the gltX gene encoding glutamate--tRNA ligase, which translates to MDYGLWTFPLIFATIMTDKKVRVRFAPSPTGGLHLGGVRTVLFNYLFAKKHGGDFVLRIEDTDQTRYVEGAEEYILDCLKWCGLQADESPVAGGPYAPYRQSERKPLYREYAERLVMEGHAYYAFDTAEELDKNRKEIPNFQYGLAYRHTLRNSLSLPQHEVDALLDAGTPHVIRIKMPEGENVSFNDMIRGYVSFETGLVDDKVLLKADGMPTYHLAVVVDDYLMKITHAFRGEEWLPSAPVHLLLWEYLGWKAEMPQWAHLPLILKPDGHGKLSKRDGARLGFPVYAMNWFDAKTGELTPGFRELGFLPEAFLNLLATLGWNDGTEQEIFTLDELIEKFSIERVNKSGAKFDFEKAKWFNAEWIKKSEVESLKSDVIKVFADSGVTVSANEYLTKVITLIKDRVVLLPDFYQQAGFFFEQPKEYDLNAVKPKWTDAKTAFYHAFIALLTNEAAIEAHGLEAKFKALAEEKGLKVGDVMLPFRIMLVGGKFGPHVFDIVALLGKEETISRIEKALVEFAPPAP; encoded by the coding sequence ATGGACTATGGACTATGGACTTTCCCTCTTATCTTTGCCACCATCATGACCGATAAAAAAGTAAGAGTCCGTTTTGCGCCGAGTCCTACAGGTGGTTTACACCTTGGTGGCGTACGCACCGTGTTGTTCAACTATTTATTCGCCAAAAAGCATGGAGGCGATTTTGTTTTACGAATTGAAGATACCGACCAAACCCGCTACGTGGAAGGTGCCGAAGAATATATTTTAGACTGCCTTAAATGGTGCGGTCTTCAGGCCGACGAAAGCCCGGTTGCCGGCGGCCCTTACGCGCCATATCGCCAAAGCGAGCGTAAACCACTTTACCGCGAATATGCCGAACGCCTGGTTATGGAAGGGCATGCTTATTATGCCTTTGATACCGCCGAAGAGCTGGACAAAAACCGGAAGGAGATCCCCAATTTTCAGTACGGCCTGGCCTATCGCCATACCTTAAGAAACTCGCTTTCATTGCCTCAGCACGAGGTTGATGCTTTGCTTGATGCAGGTACGCCGCATGTGATCCGCATTAAAATGCCGGAGGGTGAAAACGTAAGTTTCAATGATATGATTCGCGGATATGTGAGCTTTGAAACCGGCCTGGTTGATGATAAAGTGTTATTAAAAGCCGATGGCATGCCTACTTACCATCTGGCCGTTGTGGTTGATGATTACCTGATGAAGATCACGCATGCTTTTCGCGGCGAAGAGTGGCTGCCTTCGGCCCCGGTACATTTGCTGCTTTGGGAATACCTGGGCTGGAAGGCTGAGATGCCCCAATGGGCACACCTGCCGCTGATTTTGAAACCGGATGGCCATGGCAAGCTGAGCAAACGCGACGGCGCCCGACTGGGTTTCCCGGTGTATGCCATGAACTGGTTTGATGCAAAAACAGGCGAGTTGACGCCTGGTTTCCGTGAATTAGGTTTTTTACCGGAAGCTTTCCTGAACCTGCTGGCAACTTTGGGCTGGAACGACGGTACCGAGCAGGAGATTTTTACGCTTGACGAGCTGATCGAAAAATTCTCGATAGAACGTGTCAATAAATCGGGCGCCAAGTTTGATTTTGAAAAAGCCAAATGGTTCAATGCCGAGTGGATTAAGAAGTCTGAAGTCGAAAGTCTGAAGTCAGATGTTATAAAAGTATTTGCTGATAGTGGTGTTACTGTTAGCGCTAATGAATACCTGACTAAGGTTATCACTTTAATCAAAGATCGCGTTGTATTACTTCCTGATTTTTACCAGCAGGCAGGTTTCTTTTTTGAGCAACCTAAGGAGTATGACCTTAACGCGGTAAAACCTAAATGGACTGATGCCAAAACAGCGTTTTATCACGCGTTCATTGCTTTGCTAACTAACGAAGCAGCTATTGAAGCACATGGCCTTGAAGCTAAGTTCAAAGCCCTTGCCGAAGAAAAAGGCCTGAAAGTGGGTGATGTGATGCTGCCATTCCGAATTATGCTGGTAGGTGGTAAGTTTGGTCCGCACGTATTTGATATTGTTGCCCTGCTTGGTAAAGAAGAAACGATCAGCAGGATAGAAAAGGCGCTTGTGGAGTTTGCCCCCCCCGCCCCCTAA
- a CDS encoding sensor histidine kinase, whose amino-acid sequence MNPYQQKKRWKYLLLAFAVVIASGSLFYTSYLVRNISKSERTRAQVWAMSMRQLLNSDDDDFFNYVYAVRDSLTVPAIITDEKGDIILQRGLDTTKTFIKLEAENNKKKKYDPTYFKEELQYMKGQHAPIKFKVLDEDNYVYYKDSALLTQLRLFPYVQLTVIAIFLLMAYTAFSSSRKSEQDQVWVGLAKETAHQLGTPISSLIAWIELMKEKFNAEDDVLVAEMENDVKRLEIVADRFSKIGSKPVLDEHGVYAVVKDFVDYFKVRVSKNISFEMTGNPHLRAGLNIPLFDWVLENLLKNAVNAIEGKGSIKVEISGNKVKNQIFIDVTDTGKGISRSKFDTVFQPGYTTRKRGWGLGLSLTKRIIENYHNGQIFVKDSEIGKGTTFRIVLKNTRNDNKTKTR is encoded by the coding sequence ATGAATCCATATCAACAGAAAAAACGTTGGAAATATTTACTCCTTGCCTTTGCAGTAGTAATTGCCAGCGGTTCATTATTTTACACCAGTTACCTGGTACGTAACATTTCAAAATCTGAGCGTACCCGCGCGCAGGTTTGGGCAATGAGTATGAGGCAGTTACTAAACTCAGACGATGACGACTTTTTTAACTATGTATATGCCGTACGTGACAGTTTAACGGTGCCTGCAATTATTACCGATGAAAAGGGCGATATCATTTTGCAGCGCGGACTGGATACCACCAAAACATTCATTAAGCTTGAAGCTGAAAATAATAAAAAGAAGAAATACGACCCCACCTATTTTAAGGAAGAACTGCAATACATGAAAGGCCAGCATGCGCCCATAAAGTTTAAAGTTTTGGACGAGGATAATTATGTTTACTATAAAGATTCGGCGCTGCTTACACAGCTGCGTTTATTCCCTTATGTGCAGCTCACGGTAATTGCTATATTTTTATTGATGGCGTATACAGCCTTCAGTTCATCACGTAAATCAGAGCAGGACCAGGTTTGGGTTGGTTTGGCCAAAGAAACTGCTCATCAGTTGGGTACGCCTATATCATCGCTTATTGCATGGATTGAGCTGATGAAGGAGAAATTTAATGCCGAAGACGATGTGTTGGTGGCCGAAATGGAGAATGACGTAAAGCGCCTTGAAATTGTGGCCGATCGTTTTTCAAAGATTGGCTCCAAACCGGTATTGGACGAGCACGGAGTTTATGCCGTGGTGAAAGATTTTGTTGATTACTTCAAGGTACGTGTTAGCAAAAACATCAGTTTTGAAATGACAGGTAATCCTCACCTTAGGGCCGGGCTTAATATCCCCCTGTTTGACTGGGTATTGGAAAATTTGCTGAAGAATGCCGTTAATGCCATTGAGGGTAAGGGAAGCATTAAGGTTGAGATTAGCGGCAATAAAGTTAAAAACCAGATTTTTATTGATGTCACAGATACCGGCAAAGGCATCTCCCGTTCTAAATTTGATACCGTTTTCCAACCCGGGTATACCACCCGTAAACGCGGCTGGGGATTGGGCTTGTCGCTCACCAAACGTATAATAGAGAATTACCATAATGGGCAGATCTTTGTGAAAGATTCGGAAATAGGTAAAGGAACAACCTTCAGGATAGTATTAAAAAACACGCGCAATGATAACAAAACCAAAACCAGGTGA
- a CDS encoding DinB family protein, translated as MITKPKPGDYSPFAAGYVGLVGDNDVINMLEQQMDSSYQLFSNLTDEQGLYTYAPGKWTVKQALGHMIDTERTFAYRALVFSRNHIELPGFDQDIYVNNTDFNRQNIKDLAEEFRALRQANLYMIKAFSDEQLNRNGIASNHLFTVAAFVFMLAGHERHHLILFKERYGIG; from the coding sequence ATGATAACAAAACCAAAACCAGGTGATTATTCGCCATTTGCAGCGGGATATGTGGGCCTTGTTGGCGACAATGATGTAATTAACATGCTTGAACAGCAAATGGACAGCAGTTACCAGCTATTCAGTAATTTAACCGACGAGCAGGGACTGTATACCTATGCACCCGGTAAATGGACGGTTAAGCAGGCATTGGGCCATATGATAGATACCGAACGTACCTTTGCCTATCGTGCCCTCGTGTTTTCGCGCAATCATATCGAATTACCGGGTTTTGATCAGGATATTTATGTTAACAATACCGATTTCAACCGTCAGAATATAAAAGACCTTGCCGAAGAGTTCCGTGCATTGCGCCAGGCAAACCTCTATATGATTAAAGCATTCAGCGATGAGCAGTTAAATCGTAACGGCATTGCCAGCAACCATTTGTTTACTGTTGCAGCATTTGTATTTATGCTGGCCGGGCATGAGCGCCATCACTTAATTTTATTTAAAGAGCGGTACGGGATAGGGTAG
- a CDS encoding DUF6249 domain-containing protein has product MGPGQLGVLAGIIIPLSLFAMIFGIVYLNKREKLAMIERNMDPRSYKPQSAPYQNLKWGLLLIGSGIGLFLAYVLNRGIFNSFDDDVFFLYVSLIAIFGGAGLFLSYRIEKREVLDKEELYKEK; this is encoded by the coding sequence ATGGGACCTGGACAATTAGGCGTATTAGCCGGAATAATAATCCCCCTCAGCTTATTCGCGATGATCTTCGGCATCGTTTACTTAAACAAACGGGAGAAATTAGCAATGATAGAACGAAACATGGATCCGAGGAGTTATAAACCACAGTCGGCTCCTTACCAAAATTTAAAATGGGGCTTGCTGCTCATTGGCTCAGGTATAGGTTTATTTTTAGCCTATGTTTTAAACCGTGGCATATTCAATAGTTTTGATGATGATGTTTTCTTTTTATACGTTTCATTGATCGCTATTTTTGGAGGGGCCGGCTTGTTTTTATCATACCGAATCGAAAAAAGAGAAGTGCTGGATAAAGAAGAATTGTACAAAGAAAAATAA
- the pdeM gene encoding ligase-associated DNA damage response endonuclease PdeM, translating to MISAATPFNLLGQDLLLLPQKAVYWYQQKTLIIADVHLGKVGHFRKAGIAIPRDMEQSDLAVLSDLIYEYKPEKLIFLGDLFHSDMNNDWDWFILWRSQFPALQIMLVRGNHDIIADKHYHNLNIELHDELLIGPFLMMHHPLANNQEEKAGYVFCGHIHPGVNLSGRARQSITLPCFAFGNKQGILPSFGKFTGRVAIRSLQNDRIFAVLKDKVVAIA from the coding sequence ATGATAAGTGCGGCTACTCCTTTTAACCTGCTGGGGCAGGATCTTTTATTACTACCACAAAAAGCTGTTTACTGGTATCAGCAAAAGACCCTGATAATTGCCGATGTGCATTTGGGCAAGGTTGGACATTTCCGCAAGGCGGGCATAGCAATACCACGGGATATGGAGCAAAGCGACCTGGCCGTACTCTCCGATCTGATCTATGAGTATAAACCGGAAAAGTTAATTTTTTTGGGCGATCTGTTCCATAGCGATATGAATAACGATTGGGATTGGTTTATCCTTTGGCGCAGCCAGTTCCCCGCGTTGCAGATCATGCTGGTCCGCGGCAATCATGATATCATTGCAGATAAGCATTATCATAACCTGAATATCGAGCTGCACGACGAATTGTTGATCGGCCCTTTCCTCATGATGCACCATCCGCTTGCCAATAACCAGGAAGAAAAAGCGGGTTACGTTTTTTGCGGGCATATCCACCCCGGGGTAAATTTAAGCGGCCGGGCACGTCAAAGCATTACATTGCCGTGCTTTGCCTTTGGCAATAAACAGGGCATTTTACCATCCTTCGGAAAATTTACCGGGCGGGTAGCTATCCGGAGCCTTCAAAACGACAGGATCTTTGCCGTTTTGAAAGATAAAGTTGTGGCTATAGCCTGA
- a CDS encoding succinate dehydrogenase cytochrome b subunit, protein MSEFKQTLNSSLGKKLIMALTGLFLCTFLIVHVGGNLLLFNNDNGFSFNVYANFLTHFPPIEVIAYLLYLSILVHALYGLILTVKNRKARPVRYAVAAKSDASWSSKNMGLLGSVLFLFIVIHMGDFWFRYHNDKTMGFKEYRTDLATGETKVSDYTPANAEFSHSVSTENNVEVVRVKDLHARVAYSFSNIIYVIFYVIAMGAVAFHLLHGFQSAFRTLGWVHRKYTPVVYFIGTWLFAVIIPLLFAAMPVYYYYLSTQGAH, encoded by the coding sequence ATGAGCGAATTCAAACAAACCTTAAACTCGTCGCTGGGCAAAAAGCTGATCATGGCTTTAACAGGCTTGTTTCTGTGTACCTTTTTAATTGTGCACGTAGGCGGCAACCTGTTGTTGTTTAACAACGATAACGGTTTCAGTTTTAACGTGTATGCCAACTTCCTTACGCATTTTCCGCCTATTGAAGTTATAGCATACCTGTTGTACCTTTCCATTTTAGTGCATGCACTATACGGTTTGATCCTGACTGTCAAGAACCGTAAAGCCCGCCCTGTACGCTATGCGGTAGCGGCAAAATCTGATGCCTCATGGTCATCAAAAAACATGGGCCTGCTTGGTTCAGTCCTGTTCCTGTTCATCGTTATCCACATGGGCGATTTCTGGTTCCGTTACCACAACGACAAAACCATGGGCTTTAAAGAGTACCGTACCGATCTGGCAACCGGCGAAACAAAGGTTAGCGATTACACACCGGCCAATGCCGAATTCAGCCACTCGGTATCAACCGAAAACAATGTGGAAGTTGTAAGGGTAAAAGACCTGCACGCGCGTGTTGCTTACAGTTTCAGCAACATTATCTACGTTATATTTTACGTAATAGCCATGGGCGCTGTAGCATTTCACTTGTTACATGGTTTCCAGAGCGCGTTCCGTACGCTGGGCTGGGTACACCGTAAATATACACCGGTAGTTTACTTTATTGGTACATGGCTGTTTGCAGTTATCATTCCGCTGCTTTTTGCCGCCATGCCGGTTTATTATTACTATTTATCAACCCAGGGAGCTCACTAA
- a CDS encoding fumarate reductase/succinate dehydrogenase flavoprotein subunit has product MTLDAKIPQGPLAEKWSKHKFDLKLVNPANKRKYDIIIVGTGLAGASAAATLGELGYNVKAFCFQDSPRRAHSIAAQGGINAAKNYQNDGDSVFRLFYDTIKGGDYRAREANVHRLAEVSVNIIDQCVAQGVPFAREYGGLLDNRSFGGSQVSRTFYARGQTGQQLLLGAYSALNRQIHAGKVKMYTRHEMLDVVTIDGHAKGIVTRNMLTGAIDTHAGHAVLLCTGGYSNVFYLSTNAIGSNVTAAWRAHKRGAFFGNPCYTQIHPTCIPVTGDHQSKLTLMSESLRNDGRVWAPKTVEIAEQLRKGTLKADQVKEDDRDYFLERKYPAFGNLVPRDVASRNAKEMVEEGRGVGGSGFAVFLDFADAIKRLGEETVKAKYGNLFDMYIQITDENPYKQPMRIYPAVHYTMGGLWVDYNLSTTIPGLYALGECNFSDHGANRLGASALMQGLSDGYFVIPYTLGDYLAKIGPKKVDTSHPAFEKTKQDVIAHVNKLLSLKGTKTTNEYHRELGHIMWEYCGMARTDEGLRKAKGLIQALKADFWKNAIVTGENEEVNASLERAGRVADFIELGELMIDDALMRKESCGGHFRVESQTPDGEALRDDENFAFVAAWEFKGENQPEELHKEQLTFEAVHLSQRNYA; this is encoded by the coding sequence ATGACATTAGATGCTAAAATTCCTCAAGGCCCATTAGCCGAAAAATGGAGCAAGCATAAATTTGATCTGAAGCTGGTTAACCCCGCCAACAAGCGTAAATACGATATCATCATTGTAGGTACCGGTTTGGCAGGCGCTTCGGCAGCTGCCACTTTAGGCGAGCTGGGTTACAACGTTAAGGCATTTTGTTTCCAGGACAGCCCCCGCCGTGCACACTCTATTGCTGCACAGGGTGGTATCAATGCCGCTAAAAACTATCAGAATGACGGTGACAGCGTTTTCCGTTTATTTTACGATACCATTAAAGGTGGTGACTACCGCGCCCGCGAAGCCAACGTTCACCGTTTGGCCGAGGTTTCGGTAAACATCATTGACCAGTGCGTTGCACAAGGTGTACCTTTCGCCCGCGAATACGGCGGCTTGTTAGACAACCGTTCATTCGGTGGTTCGCAGGTATCGCGTACATTTTACGCGAGGGGCCAGACAGGACAACAGCTTTTATTAGGTGCCTACTCTGCCCTTAACCGCCAGATCCATGCCGGTAAAGTGAAAATGTACACCCGTCACGAAATGCTTGACGTGGTAACTATCGATGGCCATGCCAAAGGTATTGTTACCCGTAACATGCTCACCGGCGCTATCGATACCCATGCAGGTCATGCGGTGTTATTGTGTACAGGTGGTTACAGCAACGTATTCTACCTGTCAACAAACGCAATCGGCTCAAATGTAACGGCAGCCTGGAGGGCACACAAACGAGGTGCTTTCTTTGGTAACCCTTGTTATACTCAAATTCACCCAACCTGTATCCCGGTAACCGGTGATCACCAGTCTAAGTTAACACTGATGTCTGAGTCGCTGCGTAACGATGGTAGGGTATGGGCTCCAAAAACTGTTGAAATTGCCGAGCAACTGCGCAAAGGCACATTGAAGGCGGACCAGGTTAAAGAAGATGACCGTGATTACTTCCTGGAGCGTAAATATCCCGCTTTCGGTAACCTTGTTCCCCGCGACGTGGCATCACGTAACGCCAAAGAAATGGTTGAAGAGGGCAGAGGCGTAGGTGGTTCCGGTTTTGCAGTATTCCTTGACTTTGCCGATGCTATCAAACGTTTAGGCGAAGAAACCGTTAAAGCTAAATACGGTAACCTGTTTGATATGTACATCCAGATCACGGATGAAAACCCATACAAACAACCAATGCGTATTTACCCTGCGGTACACTATACCATGGGTGGCCTTTGGGTTGATTATAACCTGAGCACTACCATTCCTGGTTTATATGCTTTGGGCGAGTGTAACTTCTCAGACCACGGTGCTAACCGCCTTGGTGCATCTGCACTGATGCAGGGTTTATCAGATGGTTACTTCGTGATCCCTTATACCCTTGGCGATTACCTGGCTAAAATTGGCCCTAAAAAGGTTGATACCAGCCACCCGGCGTTTGAAAAAACCAAACAGGACGTCATTGCTCACGTAAACAAATTATTGTCGTTAAAAGGAACTAAAACCACTAACGAATACCACCGCGAACTTGGCCACATTATGTGGGAGTATTGCGGCATGGCCCGTACAGATGAAGGTTTGAGAAAAGCCAAAGGTTTGATCCAGGCATTGAAAGCCGATTTCTGGAAAAACGCGATAGTAACCGGCGAAAATGAGGAAGTAAACGCTTCGTTAGAAAGAGCTGGTCGTGTAGCCGACTTTATTGAGCTTGGCGAGCTGATGATCGACGACGCTTTAATGCGTAAAGAATCATGCGGTGGCCACTTCAGGGTTGAATCACAAACACCAGATGGTGAAGCGCTTCGCGATGACGAAAACTTCGCGTTTGTAGCTGCCTGGGAGTTTAAAGGTGAAAATCAGCCTGAAGAATTGCATAAGGAACAGCTGACATTTGAAGCAGTTCATTTATCACAACGTAATTACGCATAG
- a CDS encoding succinate dehydrogenase/fumarate reductase iron-sulfur subunit, whose protein sequence is MSNGNMNLTLKVWRQKNAQTPGKFVSYKAENISPDMSFLEMLDVVNESLIHKGDEPINFDHDCREGICGMCSLYINGHPHGPKRGITTCQLHMRTFHDGETITIEPWRAQAFPIVKDLAVDRSAFDRIQQAGGYVSVNTGGVPDGNAIPIPKVIADEAFNSATCIGCGACVAACKNASAMLFVSAKITQLGLLPQGQPERYRRVQSMVAQMDEEGFGSCTNTGACEAECPKEIKLTNIARMNNDYFSAKLFREEEVHEQGH, encoded by the coding sequence ATGAGTAACGGAAATATGAACCTGACGCTTAAAGTATGGCGTCAAAAAAATGCTCAAACCCCGGGTAAATTCGTAAGCTATAAAGCTGAGAATATTTCTCCCGACATGTCGTTCCTTGAAATGCTCGACGTGGTTAACGAAAGCCTGATCCACAAAGGCGATGAGCCAATCAACTTTGACCACGACTGCCGCGAAGGTATTTGCGGGATGTGTTCATTATATATCAACGGTCACCCGCACGGCCCAAAACGCGGTATCACTACCTGCCAGCTGCACATGCGTACCTTCCACGATGGTGAAACCATCACTATCGAACCATGGCGCGCTCAAGCATTCCCAATTGTTAAAGATTTAGCGGTTGACCGCTCTGCTTTCGACAGGATCCAGCAAGCCGGTGGCTATGTTTCGGTAAATACCGGCGGTGTACCTGATGGTAACGCTATCCCAATCCCTAAGGTTATTGCTGATGAAGCTTTTAACTCGGCTACCTGTATTGGTTGCGGAGCCTGCGTTGCTGCCTGTAAAAATGCCTCGGCTATGTTGTTCGTATCGGCTAAGATCACTCAGTTGGGCTTGTTACCTCAAGGTCAGCCGGAGCGTTACCGTCGTGTGCAATCAATGGTTGCCCAGATGGACGAAGAAGGTTTTGGCAGCTGTACCAACACCGGTGCCTGCGAAGCCGAGTGCCCTAAGGAAATTAAATTGACTAACATTGCCCGCATGAACAACGACTATTTTAGCGCGAAACTGTTCAGGGAAGAAGAAGTACATGAGCAAGGTCATTAA
- a CDS encoding 2Fe-2S iron-sulfur cluster-binding protein, with protein sequence MINLTIIDRDGGSRPVEIPEGINLSLMEVLKASEYDILATCGGMALCATCHVQVIEGPEEYFTATDTELDVLDTLPYAPPASRLACQIRISEDMDGMVFKLVGEE encoded by the coding sequence ATGATAAATTTAACCATAATTGACCGCGACGGAGGCAGCAGGCCCGTTGAAATTCCGGAAGGCATAAACCTGAGCCTGATGGAAGTACTGAAGGCATCTGAGTACGATATACTGGCCACCTGCGGTGGTATGGCGCTTTGTGCCACCTGTCACGTACAGGTGATAGAAGGTCCCGAGGAATATTTTACTGCTACGGATACCGAGCTCGACGTATTGGATACGCTGCCCTATGCTCCACCTGCAAGCAGACTGGCTTGCCAGATCAGGATCTCTGAAGACATGGATGGGATGGTATTTAAGCTGGTGGGAGAAGAATAA
- a CDS encoding NAD(P)/FAD-dependent oxidoreductase, producing MEKITTDICIIGAGPVGLFAVFEAGLLKMRCHLIDVLPQVGGQLSEIYPHKPIYDIPGYPDVTAQQLVDNLMLQIAPFHPTFSLGERVENLQRNDDGSYNIITNDGTTVHCQVVVIAGGLGCFEPRKPEIDRLTDFEGKGVAYMVKNPEHFRDKKVVLAGGGDSALDWAIFLSNVAERVTLVHRGDTFRGAPDSAEKVFELAREGKIDLILKSNVVALTGNDSLQEITLLDRDQQVSHIEADHLIPLFGLSPKLGPIADWGLNIDRSAIAVNTVDYSTNIERIYAIGDINIYPGKLKLILCGFHESALMAQSAFKYVYPEQKLSFKYTTVYGVSAF from the coding sequence ATGGAAAAAATTACTACCGATATCTGCATTATAGGCGCGGGACCTGTTGGTTTATTTGCTGTTTTTGAAGCCGGGCTGCTAAAAATGCGCTGCCACCTTATTGATGTGCTGCCACAGGTTGGCGGCCAGCTTTCTGAAATCTATCCGCATAAACCTATTTATGATATTCCCGGCTATCCTGATGTTACCGCACAGCAACTGGTGGATAATTTGATGCTGCAGATAGCCCCGTTTCACCCCACCTTTAGTTTGGGCGAGCGGGTAGAAAACCTGCAACGCAATGATGACGGATCTTATAATATCATAACCAACGACGGCACAACCGTTCATTGTCAGGTGGTAGTAATTGCCGGCGGCCTTGGCTGTTTTGAACCCCGCAAACCGGAAATTGACCGACTTACAGATTTTGAGGGAAAAGGTGTAGCCTATATGGTGAAAAATCCCGAACATTTCCGTGATAAAAAAGTAGTGCTTGCAGGTGGCGGCGATTCTGCCCTGGACTGGGCTATTTTCCTGAGCAATGTAGCCGAACGGGTTACCCTTGTTCACCGGGGCGATACTTTTCGCGGAGCACCTGATAGTGCCGAAAAGGTATTTGAACTGGCCAGGGAAGGCAAGATCGACCTGATCCTTAAATCAAATGTAGTTGCTTTAACCGGCAATGATAGTTTGCAGGAGATTACCCTCCTTGACCGGGACCAACAGGTAAGCCATATTGAAGCTGATCACCTCATTCCGTTATTTGGCCTTAGCCCCAAACTTGGCCCTATTGCCGACTGGGGGTTGAATATCGACAGATCGGCCATCGCGGTAAATACAGTTGATTACAGCACCAATATTGAACGCATTTATGCCATTGGCGATATCAATATTTATCCCGGTAAGCTTAAGCTGATCTTATGCGGTTTTCATGAAAGTGCCTTAATGGCCCAAAGTGCTTTCAAATATGTTTACCCCGAGCAAAAACTGAGTTTTAAATACACCACCGTTTACGGTGTAAGCGCTTTTTAG
- a CDS encoding LysR substrate-binding domain-containing protein, whose protein sequence is MIFDFRLKVFYTVAQRLSFTKAASELFITQPAVTKHIKELEQQLSVQLFKRNGNNISLTTAGKILEKYAEKIFQTYTDLETELAQLNNLEAGTLHIGASTTVAQTILPKLLAMFKKTYPKVTFNFIQANTDQISQLVLAEKIDIAIVEGAAHSPQLSYTDFIKDEIVLVTSANNKLSKKTEITPKQLPAIPLVLREAGSGTLDVIFNALAAVQINPKDLNIEIQLESSIAIKQYLLYSETATFLSIQSVVSELKYNELTIIDVKGLEIFRTFQFIQLHGKHSKLIELFKRFCLANYNLK, encoded by the coding sequence ATGATATTTGATTTCAGGCTGAAGGTTTTTTATACGGTAGCACAGCGGTTAAGCTTTACCAAAGCTGCATCCGAACTGTTTATTACCCAGCCGGCGGTCACCAAACATATCAAGGAACTGGAGCAACAACTCAGTGTACAGCTGTTTAAACGAAACGGCAATAATATTTCCCTTACCACCGCCGGCAAGATCCTTGAAAAATATGCCGAAAAGATTTTCCAAACCTATACCGACCTGGAAACTGAACTGGCACAGCTTAACAACCTGGAAGCCGGTACACTGCACATAGGGGCCAGCACCACCGTGGCGCAAACTATTTTGCCCAAGTTGCTGGCCATGTTCAAAAAAACATATCCCAAGGTTACTTTCAACTTTATCCAGGCCAATACCGATCAGATCTCGCAGCTGGTATTAGCCGAAAAAATAGATATTGCCATTGTAGAAGGAGCTGCCCATTCGCCGCAATTATCCTATACCGATTTTATTAAAGATGAAATTGTATTGGTGACCAGTGCTAACAATAAGTTATCCAAAAAGACCGAGATCACCCCCAAACAATTGCCCGCCATCCCGCTGGTTTTAAGGGAAGCCGGATCCGGTACGCTGGATGTTATCTTCAATGCCCTGGCCGCCGTGCAAATCAACCCTAAAGACCTGAACATCGAGATTCAACTGGAGAGCAGTATCGCCATAAAACAATACCTTTTATACTCAGAAACAGCAACATTTCTCTCCATCCAATCGGTAGTAAGCGAGTTAAAATACAACGAGCTAACCATTATTGATGTTAAAGGATTAGAGATCTTCCGCACTTTTCAGTTCATTCAATTGCATGGCAAACACAGTAAATTGATTGAGCTTTTCAAACGTTTTTGCCTTGCCAATTATAACTTAAAGTAA